The Pseudomonas baetica genome includes a region encoding these proteins:
- a CDS encoding putative bifunctional diguanylate cyclase/phosphodiesterase: MTLSAELSGPSVEPRVIRKHYAVEMAVERTRLLYQGSLLPTLFMLINGLVCAGLLWSPQRYFVVSVWLVWLLSLVALRVIQVAAFDSAIPNRQAQPIWFRMFLIGSTMTGLTLAGAGIALVPADNFMQQAWVFGLIGAATLSASVAYAVSLPAFLSFTLPCLLPAIGFLFWGGDDMARGWGWLGLILLGSLSVVAWQVNRLIDRGLLRRFQNQHLIEHLQQTQARSEQLNQELAKEIEHRRCAEGKLLQAQVELEDRVAQRSRERDVANQALSKSEARLALALKASELGLWDWNLQTDEVHHTQIQELFGLAPEYVTAILRDLKPRLHPEDVPSLKSALIDHLKGRTEDYQIEYRVRHGDGHWVWIEDRGRAVERSESGRVIRMLGTRRDISASKHLEEQQRLAATVFEAASEGIVILDPNYSLIAINQAFSRVTGYDIDDMLGRNVVELPCSRDARRHYVAIRQALEQHGSWQGELVETRKNGELYPQWLQLTAVRDNRENVSHIVGFFADLSARRESEERMRYLTHYDELTGLANRSLFRERLHEAHQRFRQGGRRSLALLHINLDRFKLLNDSLGHEVADQLLQKMARRLVNALPEADTIARLSGDEFAVLFDAYGNLSSLARVATRLANKLRLPLTVEGHELVVSASIGISMLPDNAREISALVSQSNMAMQHAKHLGGNNFQFYTESLQASTLERLQLENQLRKAIDEKQLKVFYQPKLCLQTGRLNAAEALVRWDHPSMGQVPPGDFIGLAEETGLIGPIGEFVLRQACWQACEWQHQGLAPIRVSVNLSVHQLRQGKLVSLVRQVLEETGLAPHYLELELTESQLLDSVEHIIATFQQLRDLGVKLAIDDFGTGYSSLSYLKRIPVDYVKIDQAFIRGLGEGSEDAAITRAIIAMAHGLSLKVVAEGVERQEQLDFLCAERCDEVQGYLISRPVEADCLAGLLREQEKPL, translated from the coding sequence ATGACCCTCAGCGCCGAACTGTCGGGCCCCTCTGTGGAACCCCGGGTTATCCGCAAGCACTATGCCGTCGAAATGGCGGTCGAGCGCACGCGCCTGTTGTATCAGGGTTCCTTGTTACCCACGCTGTTCATGTTGATCAATGGTCTGGTCTGCGCCGGTTTGCTCTGGAGCCCGCAGCGCTACTTCGTGGTCAGCGTCTGGCTGGTGTGGTTGTTGTCGCTGGTGGCGTTGCGGGTGATTCAGGTCGCGGCGTTCGACTCGGCGATTCCCAACCGGCAGGCCCAGCCGATCTGGTTCCGCATGTTCCTGATCGGTTCGACCATGACCGGGCTGACCCTGGCCGGAGCCGGCATCGCCCTTGTACCCGCCGACAACTTCATGCAGCAGGCCTGGGTGTTCGGCCTGATCGGTGCGGCGACGCTGTCGGCCAGCGTCGCCTATGCGGTCAGCCTGCCGGCGTTTCTGTCCTTTACCTTGCCGTGTCTGCTGCCGGCAATTGGATTTCTGTTCTGGGGCGGCGATGACATGGCGCGGGGCTGGGGCTGGCTTGGGCTGATTCTGCTCGGATCGCTTAGCGTGGTGGCGTGGCAGGTCAATCGATTGATTGATCGCGGCTTGCTGCGGCGTTTTCAGAATCAGCACTTGATTGAACATCTCCAGCAAACGCAGGCGCGCAGCGAGCAGCTCAATCAGGAGCTGGCCAAGGAAATCGAACACCGGCGCTGTGCCGAGGGCAAGTTGCTCCAAGCCCAGGTCGAGCTGGAAGACCGCGTTGCTCAACGCAGTCGCGAACGGGATGTCGCCAATCAGGCCTTGAGCAAAAGCGAAGCGCGCCTGGCCCTGGCGTTGAAGGCCAGTGAGCTGGGGCTGTGGGACTGGAACCTGCAAACCGACGAAGTCCATCACACGCAAATTCAAGAGCTGTTCGGCCTCGCCCCGGAATACGTCACGGCGATCCTGCGCGACCTCAAACCGCGGCTGCACCCGGAAGACGTGCCTTCGCTGAAAAGCGCATTGATCGACCACTTGAAGGGCCGCACCGAGGACTATCAGATCGAATACCGCGTGCGCCATGGCGATGGCCATTGGGTGTGGATCGAAGACCGTGGTCGCGCCGTGGAGCGCAGCGAGAGCGGGCGGGTGATCCGTATGCTTGGCACTCGGCGTGACATCAGCGCCAGCAAGCATCTGGAAGAGCAGCAGCGGCTGGCGGCGACGGTATTTGAAGCCGCCAGCGAGGGCATCGTGATCCTCGACCCGAACTATTCGTTGATTGCAATCAACCAGGCTTTCAGCCGCGTGACGGGTTATGACATCGACGACATGCTCGGGCGCAACGTCGTCGAGCTGCCGTGCAGTCGCGATGCCCGCCGCCATTACGTCGCGATCCGCCAGGCGCTGGAGCAGCACGGCAGTTGGCAGGGTGAACTGGTAGAAACCCGCAAGAACGGCGAGTTGTATCCGCAGTGGCTGCAATTGACCGCTGTTCGCGATAATCGGGAAAATGTCAGTCATATCGTTGGCTTCTTCGCCGATCTTTCCGCTCGACGCGAATCCGAAGAGCGCATGCGCTATCTGACTCACTACGACGAATTGACCGGGCTGGCCAATCGCTCACTGTTCCGCGAGCGCCTGCACGAAGCGCATCAGCGGTTCCGCCAAGGCGGGCGGCGCAGTCTGGCCTTGCTGCACATCAACCTCGATCGCTTCAAATTGCTCAACGACAGCCTTGGGCATGAAGTCGCGGACCAGTTGCTGCAGAAAATGGCGCGACGGCTGGTGAATGCCTTGCCGGAGGCGGACACCATCGCCCGGCTGTCCGGCGACGAATTCGCGGTGTTGTTCGACGCCTACGGCAACCTGTCGAGTCTGGCGCGGGTTGCCACTCGACTGGCGAACAAGCTGCGGCTGCCGCTGACGGTCGAAGGGCATGAGTTGGTGGTCAGTGCTTCGATAGGCATCAGTATGCTACCGGACAATGCTCGAGAGATTTCCGCGTTGGTCAGTCAGTCGAACATGGCCATGCAACATGCCAAACACTTGGGCGGCAACAACTTCCAGTTCTACACCGAGAGCTTGCAGGCCAGCACGCTGGAGCGTTTGCAGCTGGAAAACCAGCTGCGTAAAGCCATCGATGAGAAGCAGTTGAAGGTGTTCTATCAGCCGAAGCTGTGCCTGCAAACCGGGCGCCTGAATGCGGCGGAGGCGCTGGTGCGCTGGGATCATCCGAGCATGGGCCAGGTGCCGCCGGGAGACTTCATCGGGTTGGCCGAGGAAACCGGTCTGATCGGCCCGATCGGCGAATTCGTCCTGCGTCAGGCCTGCTGGCAGGCATGCGAATGGCAGCATCAGGGGCTGGCGCCGATCCGTGTTTCGGTGAACCTGTCTGTGCATCAGTTGCGCCAAGGCAAACTGGTCAGTCTGGTGCGGCAGGTGCTGGAGGAAACCGGCCTGGCGCCGCACTACCTTGAGCTGGAACTGACCGAAAGCCAGTTGCTCGACAGCGTCGAACACATCATCGCGACCTTCCAGCAGTTGCGTGATCTGGGGGTGAAACTGGCCATCGATGATTTTGGCACCGGGTATTCGTCGCTGAGTTACCTCAAGCGCATTCCGGTGGATTACGTGAAGATCGACCAGGCCTTCATTCGCGGTCTGGGCGAGGGCAGTGAAGACGCGGCGATCACTCGCGCGATCATCGCCATGGCCCATGGCTTGTCGCTGAAGGTGGTGGCTGAGGGGGTCGAACGCCAGGAGCAGCTGGATTTTTTATGCGCCGAACGCTGTGATGAAGTGCAGGGCTATCTGATCAGTCGGCCGGTTGAAGCTGACTGTCTGGCCGGGCTTTTGCGTGAACAGGAAAAACCGCTTTAA
- the hexR gene encoding transcriptional regulator HexR → MNLLQHIAQSRHLLRKSELKVADHVLLDPAAVMHSSMADLAHSVGISEPTIVRFCRAIGCSGFQDLKLKLAQSLAAGASFGQFAIHEDDSVADYSLKIFDTTLHTLMEVREKLDPVELQRAVTLMSQAQRVEFYGFGASGAVAADAQHKFFRLLLTAAAYSDPHMQAMSAVTLKPTDVAICISQSGRSKDLLITANLVRESGASLITLCPSQTPLAELSTVNLAIDVHEDTEIYTPLTSRIAHLVVIDVLAMGVAMARGPSLVNHLKSVKRSLRSLRLSPKAVKALDD, encoded by the coding sequence TTGAATCTGCTGCAACACATCGCCCAGTCACGTCACCTGTTACGCAAGTCGGAGCTCAAGGTCGCCGACCACGTGCTGCTTGACCCTGCGGCGGTGATGCACAGTTCCATGGCCGACCTGGCGCACAGCGTCGGCATCAGTGAGCCGACCATCGTGCGCTTCTGTCGCGCCATCGGTTGTTCCGGTTTTCAGGATCTGAAATTGAAACTGGCGCAGAGCCTGGCCGCCGGTGCCAGCTTCGGCCAGTTCGCGATCCACGAAGACGACTCGGTCGCCGATTACAGCCTGAAGATTTTCGACACCACGCTGCACACGTTGATGGAGGTTCGCGAGAAGCTCGATCCGGTGGAGTTGCAGCGTGCGGTGACGTTGATGTCCCAGGCGCAGCGTGTCGAGTTCTACGGCTTTGGCGCGTCGGGCGCGGTGGCGGCGGACGCGCAGCACAAGTTCTTCCGTTTGCTGCTGACCGCGGCGGCGTATTCCGACCCGCACATGCAGGCGATGTCGGCGGTGACGTTGAAGCCGACCGACGTGGCGATCTGTATTTCCCAGTCCGGGCGTTCGAAGGATCTGCTGATTACTGCCAATCTGGTGCGTGAGAGCGGTGCGTCGCTGATCACGTTGTGCCCGAGCCAGACGCCGTTGGCGGAACTGTCGACGGTCAATCTGGCGATCGATGTGCATGAAGACACTGAAATCTATACGCCGCTGACTTCGCGCATTGCTCACCTGGTGGTGATCGACGTGCTGGCGATGGGTGTGGCCATGGCGCGTGGGCCGAGCCTGGTCAACCATCTCAAGAGCGTGAAGCGCAGTTTGCGTAGCCTTCGACTGTCCCCGAAAGCCGTAAAGGCCCTGGACGACTAA
- a CDS encoding PA3496 family putative envelope integrity protein yields the protein MAQPYEERNSAAKTRRQQEDQRRMEFRRAIEDRFELRQLQAEIGDFPEINHWQAAPAASRRSAQPAR from the coding sequence ATGGCTCAGCCTTACGAAGAACGCAACAGCGCCGCGAAAACCCGTCGTCAGCAGGAAGACCAGCGCCGCATGGAGTTTCGCCGCGCGATCGAAGATCGCTTCGAACTCCGTCAGCTTCAGGCCGAAATCGGCGATTTTCCCGAGATCAATCACTGGCAGGCAGCACCGGCAGCTTCCCGTCGAAGCGCTCAACCAGCGCGCTGA
- a CDS encoding LysR family transcriptional regulator: MRKSLMRMTLRQLQIFNEVCDLRSYSRAADEMSLTQPAVSLQIRQLEELIGQPLFDYVGKKLYMTEAAEALQRASRDIFGRLENLDMQLSDMQGSLQGQLKLAVESSAKYFVPHLFAAFKRQHPEVNLQLTVVNRGQVIRRLSDNRDDLVIMSMVPQDMGLEFLPFLNNPIVAAARPDHPLAHMGALRLQDLEPYTLLIREPGSGTRLACEEYFKEKRVHFTQTQEVASAEAQRECVVAGLGLALLTRHALNLELATGGLVELPVEELPLLRSWCLVQAKAKRLSPVAHAFLAFIRSERAQISALVERFDGKLPVLPASD, translated from the coding sequence ATGCGTAAGTCCTTGATGCGTATGACATTACGTCAGTTGCAGATTTTCAATGAAGTGTGCGATTTGCGTTCTTACAGCCGTGCCGCCGATGAAATGTCCCTCACACAACCGGCCGTCAGCCTACAGATTCGTCAGCTGGAAGAGCTGATCGGCCAGCCATTGTTCGATTACGTTGGCAAAAAACTCTACATGACCGAAGCCGCCGAGGCACTTCAACGGGCCAGCCGGGACATTTTCGGGCGCCTGGAAAACCTCGATATGCAGTTATCGGACATGCAGGGTTCGTTGCAGGGTCAGCTAAAACTGGCGGTGGAATCCAGCGCCAAGTATTTCGTGCCGCACCTGTTTGCCGCGTTCAAGCGCCAGCACCCGGAAGTCAATCTGCAACTGACCGTGGTCAACCGTGGCCAAGTGATTCGGCGCCTCTCGGACAACCGCGATGATCTGGTGATCATGTCGATGGTGCCGCAGGACATGGGCCTGGAGTTCCTGCCGTTTCTCAACAACCCGATTGTCGCCGCTGCACGCCCGGATCATCCGTTGGCACACATGGGAGCGCTGCGTTTGCAGGATCTTGAGCCGTACACGTTGCTGATCCGCGAACCCGGCTCGGGCACACGGCTGGCCTGCGAGGAATACTTCAAAGAGAAGCGCGTGCACTTCACTCAGACCCAGGAAGTGGCCTCGGCCGAAGCCCAGCGTGAATGCGTGGTGGCGGGTCTGGGCCTGGCGCTGTTGACGCGCCACGCCCTGAACCTTGAGCTGGCGACCGGGGGACTGGTCGAGTTACCGGTCGAGGAATTGCCGCTGCTGCGTAGCTGGTGCCTGGTGCAAGCCAAAGCCAAACGACTGTCACCGGTGGCGCACGCCTTCCTGGCGTTTATCCGTAGCGAACGGGCGCAGATCAGCGCGCTGGTTGAGCGCTTCGACGGGAAGCTGCCGGTGCTGCCTGCCAGTGATTGA
- a CDS encoding acetyl-CoA carboxylase biotin carboxylase subunit, with product MITKILIANRGEIAVRIVRACAEMGIRSVAIFSDADRHALHVKRADEAHSIGAEPLAGYLNPRKLVNLAVETGCDALHPGYGFLSENAELADICAERGIKFIGPSAEVIRRMGDKTEARRSMIKAGVPVTPGTEGNVADIEEALAEGDRIGYPVMLKATSGGGGRGIRRCNSREELEQNFPRVISEATKAFGSAEVFLEKCIVNPKHIEAQILGDSFGNVVHLFERDCSIQRRNQKLIEIAPSPQLTPEQRAYIGDLSVRAAKAVGYENAGTVEFLLAEGEVYFMEMNTRVQVEHTITEEITGIDIVREQIRIASGLPLSVKQEDIQHRGFALQFRINAEDPKNNFLPSFGKITRYYAPGGPGVRTDTAIYTGYTIPPYYDSMCLKLVVWALTWEEAMDRGLRALDDMRLQGVKTTAAYYQEILRNPEFRSGQFNTSFVESHPELTNYSIKRKPEELALAIAAAIAAHAGL from the coding sequence GTGATAACAAAGATCCTGATCGCCAACCGTGGTGAGATTGCCGTACGAATCGTGCGAGCCTGCGCCGAGATGGGCATTCGCTCGGTTGCGATTTTTTCCGACGCCGACCGGCATGCCTTGCATGTGAAGCGTGCGGACGAGGCCCACAGCATCGGTGCCGAGCCACTGGCCGGCTACCTCAACCCGCGCAAGCTGGTGAACCTGGCCGTGGAAACCGGCTGTGATGCACTGCACCCCGGTTACGGTTTCCTTTCGGAAAACGCCGAGCTGGCCGACATCTGCGCCGAACGTGGAATCAAATTCATTGGCCCGTCGGCAGAAGTCATTCGCCGCATGGGCGACAAGACCGAAGCGCGCCGCAGCATGATCAAGGCCGGTGTGCCGGTCACGCCGGGCACTGAAGGCAACGTCGCGGATATCGAAGAGGCGTTGGCCGAAGGTGACCGCATCGGTTACCCAGTGATGCTCAAAGCCACTTCCGGTGGTGGCGGTCGCGGTATCCGTCGCTGCAACAGCCGCGAAGAACTCGAACAGAACTTCCCCCGCGTCATCTCCGAAGCGACCAAGGCCTTCGGTTCGGCGGAAGTGTTCCTGGAAAAATGCATCGTCAATCCCAAGCACATCGAAGCGCAGATCCTCGGCGACAGCTTCGGCAACGTCGTGCACCTGTTCGAGCGTGACTGCTCGATCCAGCGCCGCAACCAGAAACTGATCGAGATCGCCCCGAGCCCGCAACTGACCCCGGAACAGCGTGCCTACATCGGCGACCTGTCGGTGCGTGCGGCCAAGGCGGTGGGCTACGAGAACGCCGGCACCGTGGAGTTCCTGCTCGCCGAGGGCGAGGTGTACTTCATGGAGATGAACACCCGGGTGCAGGTGGAACACACCATCACCGAAGAAATCACCGGGATCGATATCGTCCGCGAACAGATTCGCATCGCCTCCGGCCTGCCGCTGTCGGTGAAGCAGGAAGACATCCAGCACCGGGGTTTCGCGTTGCAGTTCCGCATCAACGCCGAAGACCCGAAAAACAACTTCCTGCCAAGCTTCGGCAAGATCACCCGCTACTACGCCCCCGGCGGCCCCGGCGTGCGCACCGACACGGCGATCTACACCGGCTACACCATTCCGCCTTACTACGACTCGATGTGCCTGAAGCTGGTTGTGTGGGCGCTGACCTGGGAAGAGGCGATGGATCGTGGCCTGCGTGCGCTCGACGACATGCGTCTGCAGGGTGTGAAAACCACCGCCGCGTACTACCAGGAAATCCTGCGCAACCCGGAATTCCGTAGCGGCCAGTTCAATACCAGCTTCGTTGAAAGCCACCCTGAACTGACCAACTACTCGATCAAGCGCAAACCCGAAGAGCTGGCCCTGGCCATCGCCGCCGCCATCGCCGCCCACGCAGGCCTGTGA
- the oadA gene encoding sodium-extruding oxaloacetate decarboxylase subunit alpha gives MSKKIFVTDTILRDAHQSLLATRMRTEDMLPICDKLDKVGYWSLECWGGATFDACVRFLKEDPWERLRQLRAALPNTRLQMLLRGQNLLGYRHYSDDVVKAFVAKAAVNGIDVFRIFDAMNDVRNLRVAIEAVKAAGKHAQGTIAYTTSPVHTIDAFVAQAKQMEAMGCDSVAIKDMAGLLTPYATGELVRALKAEQSLPVFIHSHDTAGLATMCQLKAIENGADHIDTAISSFASGTSHPGTESMVAALKGTEYDTGLNLELLQEIGLYFYAVRKKYHQFESEFTAVDTRVQVNQVPGGMISNLANQLKEQGALNRMAEVLAEIPRVREDLGFPPLVTPTSQIVGTQAFFNVLAGERYKTITNEVKLYLQGGYGKAPGVVNEKLRRQAIGSEEVIDVRPADLLKPEMTKLRADIGALAKSEEDVLTFAMFPDIGRKFLEERAAGTLTPEVLLPIPEPGSVASAGGAGVPTEFVIDVHGETYRVDITGVGVKAEGKRHFYLSIDGMPEEVVFEPLNEFVGGGSSKRKQASAPGHVSTTMPGNIVDVLVKEGDTVKAGQAVLITEAMKMETEVQAAIAGKVTAIHVAKGDRVNPGEILIEIEG, from the coding sequence ATGAGCAAGAAGATCTTTGTCACCGACACCATCCTGCGCGACGCTCACCAATCGCTGCTCGCCACCCGCATGCGCACCGAAGACATGCTGCCGATCTGCGACAAGCTCGACAAAGTCGGCTACTGGTCGCTGGAATGCTGGGGCGGCGCGACGTTCGACGCCTGCGTACGTTTTCTGAAAGAAGACCCGTGGGAGCGCCTGCGCCAACTGCGCGCCGCACTGCCTAACACTCGCCTGCAAATGCTCCTGCGCGGGCAGAATCTGCTGGGCTACCGCCACTACAGCGACGACGTGGTCAAAGCCTTCGTCGCCAAGGCAGCGGTCAACGGCATCGACGTGTTCCGCATCTTCGACGCGATGAACGACGTGCGTAACCTGCGCGTGGCCATCGAAGCGGTGAAAGCGGCAGGCAAACACGCCCAGGGCACCATCGCGTACACCACCAGCCCGGTGCACACCATCGACGCCTTCGTGGCACAAGCCAAGCAAATGGAAGCCATGGGTTGCGACTCGGTGGCGATCAAGGACATGGCCGGTCTGCTGACCCCGTACGCCACTGGCGAACTGGTCCGGGCGTTGAAGGCCGAGCAGTCGCTGCCGGTGTTCATTCACTCCCACGACACCGCCGGTCTGGCGACCATGTGTCAGCTCAAGGCCATCGAAAACGGCGCCGATCACATCGACACCGCCATCTCCAGTTTCGCCTCGGGCACCAGCCACCCAGGCACCGAGTCGATGGTCGCTGCCCTTAAAGGCACCGAGTACGACACCGGTCTGAATCTGGAACTGCTGCAAGAGATCGGCCTGTACTTCTACGCCGTGCGCAAGAAGTACCACCAGTTCGAAAGCGAATTCACCGCCGTTGATACCCGCGTGCAAGTCAACCAAGTGCCGGGCGGGATGATCTCCAACCTCGCCAACCAGCTGAAAGAGCAGGGCGCGCTGAACCGCATGGCCGAAGTGCTGGCGGAAATCCCGCGCGTGCGTGAAGACCTCGGCTTCCCGCCGCTGGTAACCCCGACCTCGCAGATCGTTGGTACGCAGGCGTTCTTCAACGTGCTGGCCGGCGAGCGTTACAAGACCATCACTAATGAAGTGAAGCTTTACCTGCAGGGCGGTTACGGCAAGGCGCCGGGCGTGGTCAACGAGAAGCTGCGTCGGCAGGCCATCGGCAGCGAAGAAGTCATCGACGTGCGTCCAGCCGATCTGCTCAAGCCGGAAATGACCAAGCTGCGTGCCGATATCGGTGCATTGGCCAAGTCCGAAGAGGACGTGCTGACCTTCGCCATGTTCCCGGACATCGGCCGCAAGTTCCTCGAAGAGCGTGCCGCCGGCACCCTCACGCCGGAAGTGCTGCTGCCGATTCCAGAGCCAGGCAGTGTCGCGTCGGCGGGCGGCGCGGGTGTGCCGACCGAGTTCGTCATCGACGTCCACGGCGAAACCTACCGCGTCGACATCACCGGTGTTGGCGTCAAGGCGGAAGGCAAGCGTCACTTTTACTTGTCCATCGACGGCATGCCGGAAGAAGTGGTGTTCGAACCGCTCAACGAATTCGTCGGCGGTGGCAGCAGCAAGCGCAAGCAAGCGTCTGCACCGGGCCATGTCAGCACCACCATGCCAGGCAACATCGTTGATGTGCTGGTCAAGGAGGGCGACACCGTCAAGGCTGGCCAGGCTGTGCTGATCACCGAAGCCATGAAGATGGAAACCGAAGTCCAGGCCGCCATTGCCGGCAAGGTCACTGCCATTCATGTGGCCAAGGGCGACCGGGTCAATCCGGGCGAAATCCTGATTGAGATCGAAGGCTGA